From the Deltaproteobacteria bacterium genome, the window GCGACAGCGCATCGGCGAGGGCCTTTTCGGTGATGTACTGGACGGTCCTGTCCAGGGTCAGCACCAGGTCCAGTCCCGCGGTCCGCCCGCTCGCGCTCGTCAGAAGCGGTCTTCCGCGGGCGTCGCGCGAGCCGACGAGCCTTACCGGCGCTCCGCCGAGCGTGGAGTCGTGGTAGAGCTCTATGCCCTCGAGCCCCTTGGCGTCGACGCCGGTGAAGCCTATGACGTTTGCGCCGAGCCCACCGGCGGGGTAAAAGCGCCTGCTCTCCTTGCGCACGCCCACGCCGGGGAGCGAGGAGATGACCTCGAGGCTGCGGCGGTCGAGGTCCACCTGGCGCTTGATCCATACGAACGGTCTCTCCGAATCGATAAGCCTTCTCACCCTGCGCCGCTCCATCGAGAGCAGTGAGGCCAGGGCCGCGGCTGTCCGTTCCCTCGACTCCACGAGCCGCGGGTGGACGTACACCGAGTCGACCCATATGCTCACGGCCAGCTCCTCGCCGTTACGGTCGTAGATGTCGCCGCGCTGGGGCTTGAGCTTGCTGGACCAAGTGTGCTGCGCCTGGGCGAGCCTGGCATATCTGCCTCCGTCTATGACCTGTATGCGCAGCGCCCTGAGAAAGACGGCGACGAAGAAGAGGAAGAAGAGGCCGAGCGTGAAGAAGACGCGGTAGCGCAGGTATGGGGGGGCGCTCATCTGACACGGATGATCTGCTCACCGGAGGGGTAGGCGAGACCGAGTTCCCCCGAGGCGATGCGCTCAATCCTTTCCGGCGACTTTAGCCTTGTCATCTCGAGCCGCAGCCGCCTGTTCGTCTCCTCGAGGCGTGTGGCGACCTGCGTGCCCTTCGTGATCTCATACCCTATATGGACGACCATGAGCCTGCACCAGAGGTAGACACAGGTGGCCGCCACGAGCAGAAAGGACGCCACCAGCGTTATGAGGAGGAAGTCCGTGTTCCTTATGCTTCTCCTGGTCTTTACGTCCTGGCGTCCGAGCACGCCGGGGGCGTGGGACCCTGTGGCGGCATGAGCCATATCGACCTCCCTGGGCCCGGTGGGCCTCCCCGCCTCGGGCGGCGGGTCTTCTCAAATCCTCTCAACGACCCGGAGCCTTGCGCTTCGCGCCCTCCGGTTGCTCTCCGTCTCGGCGGGCGAGGGTCTGCGCGCCCGCCGGCCCAGGAGCCTCGCAAGGGGGCTGCGCCCGCATGCGCAGCGCGGAAGGCCGGGCGGGCAGACGCACGGCGCGGCGAGCTCCCTCAACGTCCTCTTGACGATGCGGTCCTCCAGCGAGTGGAAGGCGATGACCGCGAGCCTTGCGCCGGGCCGAAGAAGCTGCGCTGCGTCGCGGATGGCCGCGTCGAGCCCTTCGAGCTCCCTGTTGACCGCTATCCTCAGGGCCTGGAAGGTCCTCGTCGCCGGGTCTATGGACCTGGGGCGAAGGCGCGCCGGCACGGCCTCCCTGACAACGGCGGCGAGCCTTCCGGTCGTCTCTATGGGTGCGCGCTCCCTCGCCCTGACAATGGCCCTCGCTATGGCGCGGGCCGCGCGCTCCTCGCCGAAGGCGCGTATGATCCTCTCAAGCTCCCCCTCGTCGGCGCCGTTGACGAGCTCCAGGGCCGAGAGGCCGCCCTCGCGGTCCATCCTCATGTCGAGCCTCTCGTCGCGGCGGAAGCTCATGCCCCGGCCCGGCTCGTCAAGCTGCATGGACGAGACACCGAGGTCGAGGATCACGCCGTCGACGGCCTCGACGCCGCGCCCGGCCAGCACCGCCTTCATCTCCCTGAAATCCCCCTTTACGAGCTCGACCCTCGATCCGAAGCGCGCAAGCCTTCGGGCCGCGACGGCCAGGGCCGAGGCGTCGCGGTCCATGCCGAGAAGCCGCCCCTGCGGTCCGCTCGCCTCGAGCAGGGCCTCGGCGTGGCCGCCGGCCCCGACCGTGCCGTCCACGTAGAAGCCGCCGGGGCCACGGACCAGGAGCCCCGTCACCTCCCGGACCATGACCGGCCTGTGGGGGACGGCCTGGCCCGGCTCACCCATCACGGCCTCCCCCTAAAAGGAGAGCCTGTCGAGCATGTCGCAGATCTCCTCCTGGGACTTGTTCTTCTCCCTCTCCTCCCAGAGCTCTTTACTCCATATCTCGAACTGCCTGAAGATGCCTATGATCATGACGTCCTTGTCGAGGCGGGCGTAGGAGCGCAGCGACTGGGGCACGAGTATCCTGCCGAGCTTGTCTATGGTGCAGTCGAAGGCGCTCGAATAGAAGTCTCGCAGGAACCTTCTCGTATCGCTCTTGAACTCGGAGAGACCGGCCATCCTCTCCTCGAGGATGGTCCACTCCTTGTAGGGATATGCTATGAGGGCGCCGTCCAGTTGCGTGATGACGAGCTTGCTTTCACCGAGCTCGGCGAGGATCTCCCGGAACTTGGAAGGTATGCTGACTCTCCCCTTCGAGTCTATGGTATGTTCGTACCTGCCTCTGAACATCTATAAGCCCCGGGGATGGATTGGGGAGCAAGGGAGCCGCCGTACCACTATTTTCCACTTTATGCCTTCACCATGCCTTGTGGACTAACTATATTCCTTATTTCCCGGCTTGTCAAGGGAAATATGGGTCTCCCGGCCTATTGACAGACTGTGGATACTCTTCGTTTTTGTCTTACAGTGCGTTAGGTTACGGCAAGTTCCCCCGGGATCGGTCCTTTGCCGTAAAGATAAAAAAAGTAACCCCGCAAGGATTGTTACCGTAAAAAAGCTCACCGCGGGTCGGCGTGACTTATCCACCGTCTTTCAACATCGCCCGGCCTCCGGTCCCTTCGAAAGCAAAACGGCCGCCGCACTTCGTGCGGCGGCCGGAACGAAGAGGCTCTCCGTGCCTTCACTCGCCCCTTATCCTCCTCGGCACCCCCAGGGCCCGCGCCTTTCTCACCAGCCTGTCGAGCTCCTCCCTGTAGGCTTTCAGGGTCTTCCTGTCGGCCGGGAGCTCGGCCTTGTACTTCTCGTAACGCCTTATGTACTCGTCGCTGAATATCTGACCGAAGCGCCGGCCGCTCTCAAAGGCCTCCACGAAGCGCTCCTTCTCCCTTATGCTCGACTCCAGGCCGGCGATCTCCTCCCTCTTCTGCCTGAAGAGGTCCTCCCACCAGCCGAGCGGCTGTCCGCCGTAGAGCCTTTCCTTTTCTTCTTCCTCTTCCGCCGGCGGCCTCCGTTGCGGCGCCGCGGGCCTGGCGGGCTTCTCCGGGGGAGGCGAGCTCTCCATCACCTCGGCCTTGCCGCGATACTCCTGCGGCACCTTGTGGAGGTCGTCCGTAATGTGCACAACCCCCTCTTCATCGACCCACCGGTATATCTCGGCCCGGGCAGAACCCGCGGGCAGCGCCAAGACCAGCAGACAGGCGATCA encodes:
- the ftsL gene encoding cell division protein FtsL, producing MAHAATGSHAPGVLGRQDVKTRRSIRNTDFLLITLVASFLLVAATCVYLWCRLMVVHIGYEITKGTQVATRLEETNRRLRLEMTRLKSPERIERIASGELGLAYPSGEQIIRVR
- a CDS encoding DUF4124 domain-containing protein, whose amino-acid sequence is MKVLIACLLVLALPAGSARAEIYRWVDEEGVVHITDDLHKVPQEYRGKAEVMESSPPPEKPARPAAPQRRPPAEEEEEKERLYGGQPLGWWEDLFRQKREEIAGLESSIREKERFVEAFESGRRFGQIFSDEYIRRYEKYKAELPADRKTLKAYREELDRLVRKARALGVPRRIRGE
- the rsmH gene encoding 16S rRNA (cytosine(1402)-N(4))-methyltransferase RsmH, which gives rise to MGEPGQAVPHRPVMVREVTGLLVRGPGGFYVDGTVGAGGHAEALLEASGPQGRLLGMDRDASALAVAARRLARFGSRVELVKGDFREMKAVLAGRGVEAVDGVILDLGVSSMQLDEPGRGMSFRRDERLDMRMDREGGLSALELVNGADEGELERIIRAFGEERAARAIARAIVRARERAPIETTGRLAAVVREAVPARLRPRSIDPATRTFQALRIAVNRELEGLDAAIRDAAQLLRPGARLAVIAFHSLEDRIVKRTLRELAAPCVCPPGLPRCACGRSPLARLLGRRARRPSPAETESNRRARSARLRVVERI
- the mraZ gene encoding division/cell wall cluster transcriptional repressor MraZ encodes the protein MFRGRYEHTIDSKGRVSIPSKFREILAELGESKLVITQLDGALIAYPYKEWTILEERMAGLSEFKSDTRRFLRDFYSSAFDCTIDKLGRILVPQSLRSYARLDKDVMIIGIFRQFEIWSKELWEEREKNKSQEEICDMLDRLSF